The sequence GCGGAACCTAAAGAGACGGAAGTCTTACCGAACGAATGCGAAACATATGAAAACGAGTGTCGCGCACAGCGTTGTCCCTTCGGCATACGTCGCGTGCCAGTTGACAATAGCGATTGCACACGTTGCATTTGTGAGAATCCTTGCGAGAATTACGAATGTGCCGAAGGTCAGCAATGCGCAGTCGATGTGTCGAATGATGCTTCCAGACAATTTGCACCTGTCTGCCGTGAGACTAACAAGCCGGGTGAGTGTCCAAGTCTCAGCCAACCGGAGGGTGAGAATTGTGGTCGTGAGTGTTACACCGATGCCGATTGTCGCGAAGACAACAAGTGTTGTAGTAATGGCTGTGGTTTTGTGTGTGTTCGTCCGACGCAGCCTACATTACGTCCACGACCGCCAGTCACAGTCGCTCCGCCTGTCATCTATCCAGGTGAGTCGCCGGTGGTTTTGGAACCTAAGAAACCACAAGAGGTCGATGTAAAAGCGGCTGTTGGTGGAATCGCTGTCTTGCGTTGCTTCGCTACTGGCAGTCCACCACCGAATGTTACCTGGTCGCGCAGTAATGTGTTGGTAAGTTTTATTAGTGGTCgttttatacaattttgaaaattctcgTTAGATTTAGAGTCCACGAGCTTATATTACATAAAAGTCGTGCAAGTAGTGGACGTTTTCGCTCGGCAATAACAAATCTTTAGTCGTTGCTTAGTTGATGCTTTACTATTCATATGACATACACCAAAAACAAAGAGGAAAAACTCGACGAATTTATAGGAGTTTTCGcggaaaaatattctttaaccTTTCTGTTTTTATATACCCTTTACCATCGCAACACTTACAATCTTGTATGCCAATTTCACGATTTACTTTATCTCTGCTTTGCGCAGATTGACACCAACCAAGGACGTTATGTGTTGACCGCGGCTGGAGATCTGACCATTGTACAGGTGCGGCAGACGGACAGTGGCTCATATGTTTGTGTCGCCTCCAACGGACTGGGCGATCCAGTGAGCCGTGAGGTGCAATTGGCTGTAACAGGTATGAACTCTATTCTGCTTTCCTTATATGGTGTTGGTTTTACTAATATTATGCATGTActgtttcttttaatatttcgcATGTTGATCAATGCTAATGCTTGTCTTACTTTGCCTAACAAATgccaaaaatatccaaaaaaatatttgcattttgcttGCTGTATGCTAACTTGAAATGTGTAGAGCCACAAGAGATACCCGCATATGTCTACGGCGAAAAGAATGCAACACAACTTGTAAGCTTAAATCGGCCGGCGCAAGTGCGTTGTCCAGCCGGTGGTTATCCAGCGCCGCATGTAAGCTGGTGGCGCGATCGTAAACGTTTGGGTCTGATAAGCGATCGCTTCGAATTGACACGTGATTATTCGTTGATGTTCCGCTCCATACAGTTAACCGATCTTGGTCCGTACACTTGCGAAGTGTGGAATGGTCTCGGTCGTCCAACGTCAATGAAAGTTATACTGAAAGCAGTCGGGCCGGCACGTGCCGTCACCAATGCAGAATCGCCATATCTGCAATATATAATCGATCCGGCACGTGCGCCGGTCACAAGACGACCCACATATCCATATCGGCCACAACGTCCACCACAGCCGCCACCACCAGTTTATGTCGAACCACCGCGCCGTCAACCATTCGGTAAGTATCAATGAAGGCAAGTGCGTACGCTGTATATTTGGGTGGAATCGGGTAGGTTTGCTACTGGTTGTTGTACATTTGTATGAAAATGTGTTGCATGTTGTTTTTAAATGTCCTTGTAGTAGATgctcaataataatatttttaatttccacaGTAAACGCACAAGCTGTCCTAACACTGGACGCCAGAAATACATACACACCAGGCGCCTCGATCGCTATGAAGTGCGCGGTGCAGGGCATTCCCGTGCCGAGCGTAATTTGGACGAAGGACTCGATACCACTGCTGGCGAATGAGCGCATACAAATCACATGTAAGCGAAATTCTTCCACAAGACCTATTAGTACACGTTGAATATTGTCTTTATTGCCGTTATACCCACAGCTGAGCCACACACTTTGGTGATATACAATACCACGGCCGAGGATACCGGCATGTACGGTTGTACGGCCAGGAATTCTGCCAGTCATAGCACGAGCGAAGAGCGGGTTACCATTGAGTGTAAGTTTCAGAAGCTTTACTATTTATCACAAACCTTTTTGATCTCGTTTTCTTCCATTCTTTAGCTACGATACCGATCCATCCCGATTGTATTGATAATCCATATTTCGCCAATTGTAAGCTAATCGTCAGCGGCCATTATTGTCGTCACCAGTACTACGCCAAGTTCTGTTGCCGATCGTGTACGCTGGCTGGCCAAATCACGTTCTCGCATCCGAATGCTTTATAGACGAGACGGTTGATTGTTTAGACGATTTACTTGGCGCTCGTTGTGAGTAGCGCTATGAAAGCTGCCGGTTTTTGATACAGCGCTTAAgctcaaagaaaaaataaaaaattccaaaaaccaaaaaaaaaaaaaacatataaaaagtaatgaaaataacaGTACTATTAATGTATAATCGACGCACAAATTTAGTAACTAGTATTTGCTGAcgtaaaataaacttaaaacatCAAATTACATGCCACACTCTCTAAACTtataagtacacacacacaaacatataaatcTCTAAAAAGCTAACTCAGCTCGGCTAAGACGAGCTGCGAGTTCTCAGCTACCCTAACCACACTTTCCTCGCAGCCGCTGCAAGCTTTCAGTGAATCAAActtaaatgattttttcttaaaaaaacgcacactttcacacatacatacgtctaCACGCatacaaagaaaaaatgaatattacatataacgaaaaaatagcttttacatatacatatatgtatgtatgtatgtaattataaagtataaagttagtttttaatttgttcCTATTTATTGTGCCAACCGAGGATCATTTGTGACGCCAGTCCTTttgaaatatacacatacacctGCATTGGTATATAAcggtgtatatgtgtatttatatgaaaaacgtAGGTCACAAGCACGCTCACACGCACAACcgcacacataaacacatgTACTAATACTCAGAAAGAGAAAAATAAGAAGCAAGCAAACGAACAAATGGCTGAactcataaattaatttttgtgttcAACCCATTTACCATAACTGTTAATTTAAacgatttattttttgtaattgcaAAGTGCCTTACTTACGATTTATAATTATTGTAGAGATTTGTGCATGGATTTTGAAGAAGTCCAAatgaaagttaataaaattcTGTAAATAAACTAATGATGTAAAGAGAATGAAAAAAATCGTGTTTCATTACAATACAGTTAGAACTGAAAACTAAATTGcatttagttgaaaatttttggatatGAAGTGAAACTAGTTGTGGCattgatgatgacgatgatgagATTGCGAAAGGTGCCATCTGTCACTCGAAAGGATACTGTATGATCATTTCGAAAGGGCTGACAGACTGATCGAATGAGAAGGAATGCCAAAGGACATTCAGCATCGTCAAAAATATGCACAAGAAAAACAGCATACTTTTTACTCACACGGTCTCGAAAAGAATGGAGGACGACTGCTGATCTATTGACAGTTCAGAACTTACTCGTAGCCGGATGGACGGAGTTCACATCCTCCAGGCAGCACATGCTAGCTGGATGGACATAAGTTATGACGATACATGCAGAGTGTGTAGGGAAGTAGGCATGAAAGAAAAggtgaaaaccattttgcgtTTGTCTAGACTTATCTATAGCTCGTTTTAGATATCTAGGAGACATAAGGTTTAAGGGACTAGACGAAGTGTCAAAATTGGATATCGACATAGTGTATGACGAGTGTTTCAGGTCAAATTAACATCAACGTTCATCGGGAATAACTAAGGATACCCTAACCTAGGGTAAGAGAGATATCGTTTCTTGAGTaagtatttttgtttcattttatgtaaagaatgtgtttcgtgctCTTCGCTCATCTCATGGCCATGGTCGGCCTACTGATCATACTTTTcgcatcacccatcttgagactcagcattcattattagatatCCGATCGAAAAGACCTCGTCCAGCACGTGGTGAAagaaatatagcagccgtagcggagagtgtacacgaagaccgtggataaTTGATTCGGTGcagtttgcagcaactcggagTGACGTATGGAATTACTTAGcgaacaaatacaaaatacagcgTATGCAAGATCTGAAGCCGTACGACTTTCGCAAGCGACATCGCTGTAtagactcttgaaaagttccaagaagttcCGACGTTTGGCCAACAAGATcgtgttaaactttttcctgttgggatatgtaaagttcaaagtTTTTGCGCACAATACCGCTttgattcaggctttggaggaaaacatcacgcgtgtcattcccGAGTTACCCAGTTACTAGTCGATATGCtagaacgagtcatcgaaaattttactcaatggatggaccatctgagacgtggccacatttgaaagaaataatcttccaaaaataaattcgaaagaatgttctttcgaataataataaaaattgcccattaaatttgaagtttctgtgtgttttctttaaaaaggcagataacctcaaaatggatcgtctttatatatgtacatatgtacatataagtattttcataaattaattaaaaacactaCTTAATGAAATTCTTCGTGTTATTAGTAGTTTTAGCAACTCAAAACTATCAAGAAAGCACCTCTAACGTGACAGTCGCGAAATGAATAGAAACTAGTATAACGAATTGGTCATCATAGTAAATATAATATCacattgaaataaaatgtaaacaaagagcttgtaaaatataactaaaatgttagttttgataaaaaaaacctGTGCTGGCAATGCTGGTTctttgaaaaaatcaataatccCACTCTCTAACTGCTTTTTGCAATTGCAGCTGTTGGCGATAACATTCCGGACATGCGCACTGCGCCGCTGCATTggcattttgtcaaatttaGCCTCGATGTAGTCATAGAAGTAGGAGAAAATTGCATTCAATCAAAGGCATATCAAATTTAGAGAACTAATTTAACGCCACGTCTGAGGCCACGGTAAGAAATGCCTATCATGGAGGATAGCGGCATAGATAGTGAGGATAAGCAGTCGAATAGCTACGAAGATTCTACAGTGGTAAGTCTAGTGGTATACCTTCCAGCACAGTAGAAATATTAGCATTGCATTACTGCATTGTATTGCTGTTGATTATAGCCAATATtggaaaaagcaacaacaccaaccAACACAATGACTGAGGCATATGATGTGGTCGCAGTTAGCCATATGGCGGATTTGGAGGTTGTCTTCCGTGGTAGCAGTGGTACAACGCTGGGAAGTAGTGCAAATGCAGTTGTGCCTGAAGCCAACACAAATAAAACGATTGCCACAAAAACAGTAACGTCAGCAGCGCTAACGGCTGGTGAGAGTGAAGATGAATCCACAACGACTAGCAATCAGCCGGCACCGAACACCTGTCGCATTCTGCAGCGCAAGCTGGAGCTGAAGGTAGAACGGGCGAGACGCAACTTTAGTCAGCACCAACAGCAGCAAGAGCAGGTGTGTAAGCAGCCAATAATAATGATGGAACTATTGGATGATGcatcaaaatcgatttttcattCAACTGTTTTTTAGATACGAAAATCTCAATCAGCGAATCTCATACCCATTAGTCGGTTGCCCATACCAGGCGATTCGGAGCAGAAACCACTTGTAGATTATAAGTCCGATAGCAGGTTTGTcgcttatataatttttttaaggcaAACGAGAAatcgaaaaactatttttaatctCACAGTGATGAACCCGAGGAGATTTCATTCTTTCCTGCTAAACTGAAAAATGCTCAGCGACAGCGCAAAACGGAACTTAGCGACACTTTCAGCATACAGGAAATGACTATAGAGTCAGACGTGGACTCAGACGATAGCGGCTCGCAAAACCTCGAATTGTTGCCACCGCTGAGAAAGACGAACTTTTTGGAGAGTTTGAAAATTTGCTTCGGCTGTGGGAGTAGAAGAAGCTAACTGCGTTGAGCaaactacaaaatatttaacggaacaatgcaataaaaatcaagttgtAGCCAAATTGTATACACTAACTTACGACAAATATACATGAAACGTGCAAAATGACTGAGAAGTACATAATTTATACACTAGTTGTTATTTTatcatatattaagtttgtggCTTATATCTGTGGAAATTTGACAAAACAACTTAACTCCACTCAGTACCGTTATAAACTCAAACAACAATCGTATTGTTACTATGCAACTTGCATCCATTAAGATTTCGATATCTTGAGAACGAGACGATGTTTGTGGAAAACGTTCTGggatatttaatttgtttataaaatatcaatCACTGCTGATACCACTGGTCCACAAACCTCTCCAAATTATtgctttttctggatgaaatgacagttcttgaatctcttcaggttgctcccggattttcttgaaacttttcaagaactcATAGAGCAAAGCCATGCCGCTTGGAAAggttgagcggcttcagttatagcacaagctgtattttacgCTGAGCTCCGTAGTTTAATTTGGGTCTTCTAGCAATCAATTGGTTTTACGGCGAAAACACTTTGGTAGAGTATATTGGATTTTACTTCTCTGCCGGAGTGATCCCTCAAGGTTGTTGCACTTTCTGGCTTCTTGAATTGCTATTATATCGTAAAAGTTTCAGAAGTTCATATAAGagataacaaattattttacgGTTCCACTCTGCAACTGTTTGTGTAAGCTTGCTTGAACATGTTGTGTTTATTACAAATGAATGAGGCTGAGTGCCACTAGCATTTTCGAAAAGTAAGAGTGGTAAATGGCGTCAATCGAGCTACTGGTTGTGCAACCCTATTTTAAATGACTTACATAGGTAGGTATTACAGACCAAAATTTAACACGGGAATTCTGCTTTCTTTTGGAgtactaaattaatttatgcgtgattaatatatgtagatGAAGAGAACAAGAGAAGTTCGATATTTCGTTTAAATAGAACAAGagaacaataaatataatatttcgtttaagtttaagttaaagttaaagttaaagttaaagtataAGTATTAaagtaagtataagtataagtataagtataagtataagtataagtttaagtttaagtttaagtttaagtttaagtttaagcttaggtttaaatttaagtttaaatttaagtttaagtttatgtttaagtttaagtttaagtttaattttaagtttaagtttaagtttaagtttaaatataagtttaagttaagtttaagtttatgtttaagtttaagttcaaGTTTAAGTTATATGGgctatattaataataaaaatatgttttaaccTTTTAGGGTTAATATCAAAATCTTACTTCAaaacaacataatttttttaatactgaaGTTCATTTCCATGTAAAATCAGTCTcacatgtatttatttaatagaaGAAGAAAGTAATAAATAGCTTGGAAAACATCAAGCAAGTCATatatgaataatttgtaaattccataaatattaaagtttacaacaaataaaatttacaaacagTAAAAATCTTCAGTCTCGATTGAGTGTGAGGCAAACGCCTTGAAGTACCCAGTGGCTGATATCCTCTGTGGTGGCCAGATCAGCTTCGAAAACGAGTCCAACACCCATGGCATTACGGCGTAACGATGTTGTGTATACCGGTGTACGGAATGTATTCTGTATGTATTAAGAATattattaagaagaaaaaatacatatactagCAATATAAACATGTAAGTTAATCTCTAGAGATATCGGCGTAAAATATTAAGTGATTGTCTTATGATTTGTGTTAATAAAAGGTGATATGAGTGGTGTCTTCCAATGTAAGATAACATTTGGTTGGTCATCCTCTATAGATCTTAAAGATCATGGACTAGATTTACCTGTAGCTTCAGGCGATGTACCTCGATCGGTACCACTGACAAGATTGGCAAATCTTCCACCAAAATTTTGGGATGTGAACGTGCCAATTGCATAATTTCCATGTCCCAACGAGCACCCTCCAGGAAGAGACCTTGAATATAACAGCCCtatgcaaacaagcaaacatTCGCAGAATTGTTGTAATTTCAGCAGTCGGCGTATGCGAACGTGGTTTCAGCGATCGATGTGGTGGTGAATGCGGTGACGCCGGCATTTAGCACAAAGCGGTTCAAAAAGCGAAGTGATGGCGAAAAGAGAAATAAATGTCAATTCgtggaaaagtaaataaaagtgcAGGGTATATAtggtctatgtatgtatatatgtatgtgtgtctgcatTGAATGTGTGTGTTGGATCGGTTGGGTCAGCGCATTTGAAAtgcaaaaagaatttttaattgcGAAATTAGTGGCGTTCAGGTGTCGGTGAGCTTCgctatatatacgtatgtgtgcGGGGGATATGGAAATCAGTGAAGCATTCACCAGTGTTGGTTGGCACGCTGTGGTCAGAGCTGCTCTGACAAACATTCAACGACATATTCGCCGGTAACGACAgttattcaaaaaatgttttccctTTGCTGGTGAAGCTTTTTTGTACTTTGCTGGCAAACATACCGTAGGCGGACGCTCTTCGACATCATCGGGATCCAGATAGCTGGTAACGCAGGTATATAGAGTGGATCTGTCTAGCGGCCAACCGTTTTTGCGACATGCCATCTGTGATGGTCGTGAAAaaagaatgaataaaataaatgaataggGAAATATTAGgtaaattacataaattttttgttaaataaatgtatgaaagTACTAAAATATCAGATTGGCTAGAAGTTTAACTTTTTAGACTtcactttgaaaaataaatgtggttagaataaatatataacGCGTTGAATTGTGATTTAGATGAAAGCGTTGAAAAATAGTAAGTGAGTGGTTAATTTTGCATTtcgttgtttggcgccaattggagattacaAGTGCAGTCAGGTTCTTCTATTACTGGTCTTTCCAACTGAGTCGAGGTCTTTCtcttttcgttgttgttggcgttaatgctggttccaagatagaagaaattatctaccacttcgaagttatgactgtcagcagagacgtgggtgcctagccgcgagtgcgacgaccgtttgtttgatgacaggatatattgcggcttgccctcgttcactacaaGAAACATCTGCTTCGGCGAAGTTGTTAAGGCCTACGCCAggaactgtacactcttatagaagattgtacctgctcgattaagctctgcaggtCGAACTATTTTCCGCAAGAGTAGATTCAAGAAGTggcacgataaggagtcgccttaTGTGAAacgtcgtttggtatcgaacatctcggagaggtccttctcgattcTGACGGaccttttggtattgctcaacgtcagccgcgatgtctgaatttggtatctcctcaaaactaatacggctgtgtagtattagttttgaggagataccaaattcagacatcgcggcattaaGGTGGCTACTTTTcgagctgtcaaaagcagctttaaaattgacgaagctcatgggtcttttccaagctTTTGCTCATGGAGAATATTTGGTCAGATGTTGATAGTTTGCTGATGGTGGGTTTTAATCATTCAAACAGTACACTCGACcgaactttatatgcgatgtggAAGAGCGTTATCCCACGAGAGTTATcgcagattgtgtggtctctctttttgtagattgggcTGATCACATTTAAATTCTAATTGCCGGGAATgttttcgtctgaccatattctacaaagaagctgatgcatactACCTATCAGTTCTTCTTCGCCGTTTTTGAATCTTGCTCACCATAtcttggtgttatgctttcattgcCATAGATCGGGCTGGAGAAGTCTTCGttcaataatttcagtatgctctgggcatcagttattagatcacctctggatggagtcatgtgtagaagttcacgcaagcgaACTCTGATCGactttcacttgggagtggccagaaacgatttttttactctcgcaacaaagttgctaaggagagtattatagttttgttcacataacggttgtttgtaagtcctaaaactaaaagagtcagatatagagttatatataccaaagtgatcaaggtgacgagtagagttgaaatccggatgtctgtccgtccgtccgtccgtgcaagctgtaacttgagtaaaaattgagatatcataataacttggtacacgtattccttggctccataagaaggttaagttcgaagatgggcaaaatcggccaactgccacgcccacaaaatggcggaaaccgaaaacctataaagtgtcataactaagccataaataaagatattattataaaggatcgcattagggaggggcatatttggacgtatttttttttgaaaagtgggcgtggccccgccccctactaagttttttgtacatatctcggaaactactatagctatgtcaaccaaactctacagagtcgttttcttcaggcatttccatatacagttcaaaaatggaagaaatcggataataaccacgcccacctcccatacaaaggttatgttgaaaatcactaaagtgcgttaaccgactaacaaaaaacgtcagaaacactaaattttacggaaagaATGGaatgcagaaggaagctgcacccaggtttttttttttcaaatttaaaatgggcgtgtcgtcgcccacttatggaccaaaaaccatatctcaggaactacttgaccgatttcaatgaaattcggtatataatattttcttaacatcctgatgat is a genomic window of Bactrocera tryoni isolate S06 unplaced genomic scaffold, CSIRO_BtryS06_freeze2 scaffold_967, whole genome shotgun sequence containing:
- the LOC120782160 gene encoding uncharacterized protein LOC120782160; amino-acid sequence: MPIMEDSGIDSEDKQSNSYEDSTVPILEKATTPTNTMTEAYDVVAVSHMADLEVVFRGSSGTTLGSSANAVVPEANTNKTIATKTVTSAALTAGESEDESTTTSNQPAPNTCRILQRKLELKVERARRNFSQHQQQQEQIRKSQSANLIPISRLPIPGDSEQKPLVDYKSDSSDEPEEISFFPAKLKNAQRQRKTELSDTFSIQEMTIESDVDSDDSGSQNLELLPPLRKTNFLESLKICFGCGSRRS
- the LOC120782159 gene encoding dynein heavy chain 10, axonemal-like, which translates into the protein MACRKNGWPLDRSTLYTCVTSYLDPDDVEERPPTGCYIQGLFLEGARWDMEIMQLARSHPKILVEDLPILSVVPIEVHRLKLQNTFRTPVYTTSLRRNAMGVGLVFEADLATTEDISHWVLQGVCLTLNRD